The following coding sequences are from one Nilaparvata lugens isolate BPH chromosome 6, ASM1435652v1, whole genome shotgun sequence window:
- the LOC111048195 gene encoding uncharacterized protein LOC111048195 yields MTRHMEGEQIEKMYPYQETISLKNKYSEPEIAEEICEAIFMLIPGVNRLKELFLGWSTLPQKDRELIDERLKHPDLSFLYKPLREALTRYESVQDTQGAPGCEPGMVNFFGDPQLEEGLTAVIQKLEHLLTVARHQVESEASEESDDDASSIKTIHSSSNIKCYSASNMVNVRDTTCNHMSAKSISLDNII; encoded by the exons ATGACAAGACACATGGAGGGTgagcaaattgaaaaaatgtaccCATATCAAGAAACAATTTCTCTAAAAAATAAATACTCAGAACCTGAAATAGCTGAAGAAATATGTGAAGCGATTTTCATGCTAATTCCAGGag TGAACCGTCTAAAAGAGCTGTTTCTAGGGTGGAGCACTCTACCCCAAAAAGATAGAGAACTAATCGATGAAAGGCTGAAACACCCTGATCTCTCATTTCTTTACAAGCCTTTGCGAGAAGCATTAACTCGTTATGAGTCCGTTCAAGACACGCAAG GTGCTCCTGGATGTGAGCCAGGCATGGTGAACTTTTTCGGTGATCCCCAATTGGAGGAGGGACTGACAGCAGTCATTCAAAAACTGGAACATCTTTTGACAGTCGCCAGGCATCAGGTGGAGTCCGAAGCATCTGAGGAGAGTGATGATGACGCCTCTTCTATTAAGACTATTCACTCGTCGTCGAACATCAA gtgTTACTCTGCAAgtaatatggtgaatgtgagGGACACTACCTGTAATCATATGTCAGCTAAGTCTATTTCATTGGATAACATTATATGA